One genomic window of Hymenobacter sp. J193 includes the following:
- the thrA gene encoding bifunctional aspartate kinase/homoserine dehydrogenase I, which yields MKPEAMQVLKFGGSSVATAANIGRVLDLAEAAARQQPTVVVVSALGGVTDALIAAGRRAAAADAGYREQLQELEQRHLAVVRELLPITGQSAVLSAVKTHCNELESICDGIFALGELSNRSLDKLVSYGELLSSKIVAAGLAARGAAHQWLDSRQLIRTDTKYGHATVDFGATNARIQAAVQEAGAPLYVAPGFVASAPDGSTTTLGRGGSDYTAAIFAGALDATQLEIWTDVSGMMTADPRLVRAARTIPRISYQEAMELSHFGAKVLYPPTIQPVMRSGIPLWIKNTFAPEDAGTLVEVASPANHAFVRGLSSIGPVALLRLEGSGMVGIPGFSRRLFAALAREEVNVILITQSSSEHSICVAVSAPEAARAQQAANEEFAPEIQAGRLDPLDREDDLAIVALVGEQMKNHPGISGRMFGALGQNGVNIRAIAQGSSEKNISTVIRQQDVRKAINVLHETFFEATTRQVNVVVTGVGNVGRKLLEQLSRQQAWLREKLRLNLRVVGLATSKQFVLDEEGIDLSSWQAALEAGQPLDLSKLTEQLLALNLRNTVFVDVTASADVAQVYAGLLAKSVAVVACNKVAASSEYQNYARLKSLAQEFNTHFLFETNVGAGLPIIGTLGDLLRSGDEVQRMQAVLSGTLNFVFNNYDGTRPFAEVVRQAQDEGYTEPDPRLDLTGVDVARKILILAREAGHPLEMSDVENESFLPASCLEGDVPAFYEQLAVHEPHFRGLYDAAAAEGKKLRFVASFADGQARVGLQAVAPSHDLYSLQGKDNAVLFYTNRYVEQPLVIKGAGAGAEVTASGVFADVLRAVQS from the coding sequence ATGAAGCCAGAGGCTATGCAGGTTTTGAAATTCGGGGGCTCGTCGGTGGCGACGGCCGCCAACATCGGGCGGGTGCTGGACCTCGCCGAGGCCGCTGCCCGGCAGCAGCCCACGGTGGTAGTGGTATCGGCGCTGGGCGGCGTAACGGATGCCCTGATTGCGGCCGGCCGCCGCGCCGCCGCGGCCGATGCCGGCTACCGCGAGCAGCTGCAGGAGCTGGAGCAGCGCCACCTGGCCGTGGTGCGCGAACTGCTGCCCATCACGGGCCAAAGCGCCGTGCTCAGTGCCGTCAAAACCCACTGCAACGAGCTGGAAAGCATCTGCGACGGAATTTTTGCCCTGGGTGAGCTGTCCAACCGCAGCCTCGATAAGCTGGTGAGCTACGGGGAGCTGCTCTCCTCTAAGATAGTAGCGGCGGGCCTGGCAGCTCGGGGCGCGGCGCATCAGTGGCTCGACAGCCGGCAGCTTATCCGTACCGACACGAAATATGGCCACGCCACCGTGGACTTCGGTGCCACCAACGCCCGCATTCAGGCGGCCGTGCAGGAGGCCGGTGCGCCGCTGTATGTGGCGCCCGGCTTTGTGGCCTCAGCCCCCGATGGCAGCACCACCACCCTGGGCCGCGGCGGCTCCGACTATACCGCTGCCATTTTTGCCGGCGCACTGGACGCCACGCAGCTCGAAATCTGGACCGACGTGAGCGGCATGATGACAGCCGACCCGCGCCTGGTGCGCGCTGCCCGCACCATCCCGCGCATCTCCTACCAGGAGGCTATGGAACTCTCCCACTTCGGGGCCAAGGTGCTGTATCCGCCCACCATTCAGCCGGTGATGCGCTCGGGAATTCCGCTCTGGATCAAGAACACCTTCGCGCCCGAGGATGCGGGCACGCTGGTGGAAGTGGCCTCGCCGGCCAACCATGCCTTTGTGCGGGGCCTGTCGAGCATTGGGCCGGTGGCTTTGCTGCGGCTCGAAGGCAGCGGCATGGTGGGCATTCCGGGTTTTTCGCGGCGGCTGTTTGCGGCCCTGGCCCGGGAAGAAGTCAACGTTATTCTCATCACCCAAAGCTCCTCCGAGCACTCCATCTGCGTGGCCGTGAGTGCGCCCGAGGCGGCCCGTGCCCAGCAGGCAGCCAACGAGGAATTTGCCCCAGAAATCCAGGCCGGCCGCCTCGACCCGCTTGACCGGGAAGATGACTTGGCCATTGTGGCACTGGTGGGCGAGCAAATGAAAAACCACCCCGGCATCAGTGGGCGCATGTTTGGGGCGCTGGGCCAGAACGGGGTGAATATCCGGGCCATTGCCCAAGGCTCCTCGGAGAAGAACATTTCCACCGTAATTCGCCAGCAGGACGTGCGCAAGGCCATCAACGTGCTGCACGAAACCTTCTTTGAGGCCACCACGCGCCAAGTGAACGTGGTGGTGACGGGCGTGGGCAACGTGGGCCGCAAGCTGCTGGAGCAGCTCAGCCGGCAGCAAGCTTGGCTGCGCGAAAAGCTGCGCCTGAACCTGCGCGTAGTGGGTCTGGCTACCAGCAAGCAGTTTGTGCTCGACGAGGAAGGCATCGACCTCAGCAGCTGGCAGGCCGCCCTGGAAGCCGGGCAGCCGCTGGATCTGTCGAAGCTTACCGAGCAGTTGCTGGCCCTGAACCTGCGCAACACGGTGTTCGTGGACGTGACGGCCAGCGCCGACGTGGCCCAGGTGTACGCCGGGCTGCTGGCAAAAAGCGTGGCTGTGGTAGCCTGCAACAAGGTGGCAGCCTCCTCAGAGTACCAGAACTACGCCCGCCTGAAGTCCCTGGCCCAGGAGTTCAACACCCATTTCCTGTTTGAAACCAACGTGGGCGCGGGTTTGCCCATCATCGGCACCCTGGGCGACCTGCTGCGCAGCGGCGACGAGGTGCAGCGGATGCAGGCCGTGCTGTCAGGCACGCTCAACTTCGTGTTCAATAACTACGACGGCACGCGGCCCTTCGCTGAGGTAGTGCGCCAGGCCCAGGACGAAGGCTACACCGAGCCCGACCCGCGCCTCGACCTGACGGGCGTAGACGTGGCCCGCAAAATCCTGATTCTGGCCCGCGAGGCCGGCCACCCGCTGGAAATGAGCGACGTAGAAAATGAGTCTTTCCTGCCGGCTTCCTGCCTGGAAGGCGACGTGCCCGCGTTCTACGAGCAGCTGGCCGTGCACGAGCCCCACTTCCGGGGGCTGTACGACGCGGCGGCGGCCGAAGGCAAAAAGCTGCGTTTTGTAGCCAGCTTTGCCGATGGACAAGCCCGCGTGGGCCTCCAGGCAGTAGCGCCCAGCCACGATTTATACTCGCTCCAGGGCAAGGACAACGCCGTGCTTTTCTACACCAACCGCTACGTGGAGCAGCCCCTCGTCATCAAGGGTGCCGGCGCCGGTGCCGAAGTAACCGCTTCGGGCGTGTTTGCCGACGTACTACGGGCGGTGCAGAGCTAG
- the prfA gene encoding peptide chain release factor 1 — protein MLDKLEAIQRRFEDVSEQLTQPDAMSDMKRFKALNKEYKDLGKIVTEYKAYQNVLANIDNAKEVISTEKDEDFRQMAKDELETLYPEQERLETYIKELLIPKDPNDSKDVIMEIRAGAGGDEAAIFAGDLQRMYMRYAERNGLKMDLIDATEGTSGGYKEIILAVKGEDVYGKLKFESGVHRVQRVPATETQGRIHTSVASIVVMPEAEELDVQIDMNDVRKDLFMSSGPGGQSVNTTYSAVRLTHLPTGLVAQCQDQKSQLKNFDKALQVLRSRIYEIELAKKNEAEGAQRKSMIGGGDRSDKIRTYNYPQGRVTDHRIGFTVYNLASVMEGNIDEFVEQLRLAESAERLQEGVG, from the coding sequence ATGCTAGATAAACTGGAGGCCATTCAACGGCGCTTTGAGGACGTGAGCGAGCAGCTCACCCAGCCCGACGCCATGAGCGACATGAAGCGCTTCAAGGCCCTCAATAAAGAATACAAGGACCTGGGCAAAATCGTGACCGAGTACAAGGCCTACCAGAACGTGCTGGCCAACATCGACAACGCCAAGGAGGTCATTTCCACCGAAAAGGACGAGGACTTTCGCCAGATGGCCAAGGACGAGCTGGAAACGCTCTACCCCGAGCAGGAACGCCTGGAAACCTACATCAAGGAGCTGCTGATTCCCAAAGACCCCAACGACAGCAAGGACGTCATCATGGAAATCCGGGCCGGGGCCGGGGGCGACGAGGCCGCCATCTTCGCCGGCGACCTGCAGCGCATGTACATGCGCTACGCCGAGCGCAACGGCCTGAAAATGGACTTGATTGACGCCACCGAAGGCACCAGCGGGGGCTACAAGGAAATTATCCTGGCCGTGAAGGGCGAGGACGTGTACGGCAAGCTCAAGTTTGAGTCGGGCGTGCACCGCGTGCAGCGTGTGCCGGCCACCGAAACCCAGGGCCGCATCCACACTTCGGTAGCCTCCATCGTGGTGATGCCGGAAGCCGAGGAGCTGGACGTGCAGATCGACATGAACGACGTGCGCAAGGACCTGTTTATGTCGTCGGGCCCCGGCGGGCAGTCGGTAAACACCACGTACTCGGCCGTGCGCCTCACCCACTTGCCCACCGGCCTGGTGGCCCAGTGCCAGGACCAGAAGTCCCAGCTTAAAAACTTCGACAAGGCCCTACAGGTGCTTCGCTCGCGGATTTATGAGATTGAGCTGGCCAAGAAAAACGAAGCTGAAGGCGCCCAGCGCAAGAGCATGATTGGCGGCGGCGACCGGTCCGACAAAATCCGCACCTACAACTACCCCCAGGGCCGCGTAACCGACCACCGCATCGGCTTCACGGTGTACAACCTGGCCAGCGTGATGGAAGGCAACATCGACGAGTTTGTGGAGCAGCTGCGCCTGGCCGAAAGCGCCGAGCGTCTGCAGGAAGGTGTAGGCTAG
- a CDS encoding right-handed parallel beta-helix repeat-containing protein produces the protein MRFLLPLLLIFSAAATLLPGCEPKEDLLTTDRNAKLEFSTDTVLFDTVFTQVGTVSKRLWVYNRNARAVRVEQLRLAGKAPGTYSLIINGDDQPTADGLEIKGKDSVQILVKAVLGQVAKDKPFLVEDELQFLTNGNEQQVKLVAYGQNAYFHAEETLKCDEVWRNDKPHVIYGYALVDKNCRLTIETGTRVYSHAGAALVVRGQLRINPDLQPSAEMKPDDPRFVRFQADRLEPFYNDIPGQWAGIQLDASSHDNVVRYAEIKNAAFGLVVLNLDNVAPRPAVLVENSIIKNISAAALQFGSTTAPFGGGILSFSGDVTVNNSLFTNCGEFAVAGFQGGRYVLNYCTVANYTPQFNRRETSSLTFSDELPVKAPPRRVSPEVTVRNSIVWGSFEDELYFENAERYLGNISVTNSLLRTKEYTATASSATKPGFGNGGNVLNQDPKFRKTYLNSTADKFDFRLDTLSPAGNKAVPLPGLEYDLLRLTRDPATPDLGAYERKNP, from the coding sequence ATGCGCTTTCTCCTGCCTCTTCTCCTGATTTTCTCGGCGGCGGCCACGCTGCTGCCCGGCTGTGAGCCCAAGGAGGATCTGCTGACTACGGACCGCAACGCCAAGCTGGAGTTTTCGACGGATACGGTGCTGTTTGACACCGTATTCACGCAGGTGGGCACCGTATCCAAGCGGCTGTGGGTGTATAACCGCAATGCCCGGGCCGTGCGGGTGGAGCAGCTGCGGCTGGCCGGCAAAGCCCCCGGCACCTACTCGCTCATCATCAACGGCGACGACCAGCCAACGGCAGACGGATTGGAAATCAAGGGGAAAGACAGCGTGCAGATCCTGGTGAAAGCCGTGCTGGGCCAGGTAGCCAAGGACAAGCCCTTTCTGGTGGAAGACGAGCTGCAGTTTCTTACCAATGGCAACGAGCAGCAGGTAAAGTTGGTAGCCTACGGGCAGAACGCCTACTTCCACGCCGAAGAAACCCTGAAGTGCGACGAGGTGTGGCGCAACGACAAGCCCCACGTCATCTACGGCTACGCGCTGGTAGACAAGAACTGCCGCCTGACCATTGAAACCGGCACGCGCGTGTACAGCCACGCCGGCGCGGCCCTGGTAGTGCGCGGGCAGCTGCGCATCAACCCCGATTTGCAGCCTTCGGCCGAAATGAAGCCCGACGACCCACGGTTCGTGCGCTTTCAGGCCGACCGTCTGGAGCCGTTCTACAACGACATTCCGGGCCAGTGGGCCGGCATTCAGCTCGACGCCAGCAGCCACGACAACGTAGTGCGCTACGCCGAAATCAAGAACGCCGCTTTCGGGCTGGTGGTCCTGAACCTCGACAACGTGGCGCCGCGCCCGGCAGTGCTGGTCGAAAACAGCATCATTAAGAACATTTCGGCGGCGGCTTTGCAGTTTGGCAGCACCACGGCCCCGTTCGGCGGCGGCATCCTCAGCTTTTCCGGCGACGTGACGGTGAACAACTCTCTATTTACCAACTGCGGGGAGTTTGCGGTAGCGGGCTTCCAGGGCGGGCGCTACGTGCTTAACTATTGCACCGTGGCCAACTATACGCCCCAGTTCAATCGCCGCGAAACTTCCTCGCTCACTTTCTCCGATGAGCTGCCGGTGAAGGCGCCGCCGCGCCGCGTGAGCCCTGAGGTAACGGTGCGCAACAGCATTGTGTGGGGCTCGTTCGAGGATGAGCTATACTTCGAAAATGCCGAGCGGTACCTGGGCAATATCAGCGTTACGAACAGCCTGCTGCGCACCAAGGAGTACACTGCAACGGCCAGCAGCGCCACCAAGCCCGGCTTCGGCAACGGCGGCAACGTCCTTAATCAGGACCCCAAGTTCAGGAAAACGTACCTGAACAGCACGGCCGATAAGTTCGATTTCCGCCTCGACACGCTTTCCCCGGCCGGCAACAAAGCCGTGCCGCTGCCCGGCCTGGAATACGACCTGCTCCGCCTGACCCGTGACCCGGCCACGCCCGACCTGGGGGCCTACGAGCGGAAAAACCCGTAA
- a CDS encoding secondary thiamine-phosphate synthase enzyme YjbQ: MVFIQKRLRLPAVRRGFHLITDLLVAELPELEQLQVGTAHFFIQHTSASLSINENADPTVRHDFEAFFNRVVPENAPYFQHTQEGPDDMPAHLKASLLGHAVSVPISRGELALGTWQGIYLGEHRNHGGRRWLVATLMGEIART; this comes from the coding sequence ATGGTGTTCATTCAGAAACGCCTGCGCCTGCCGGCCGTGCGCCGGGGCTTTCATCTGATTACCGATCTGCTGGTGGCCGAGCTACCCGAGCTGGAACAGCTGCAGGTGGGCACCGCGCACTTCTTTATCCAGCATACCTCCGCCAGCCTGAGCATCAACGAAAACGCCGACCCCACCGTGCGTCACGACTTCGAGGCTTTCTTCAACCGCGTGGTGCCCGAAAACGCGCCGTACTTCCAGCACACCCAGGAAGGCCCCGATGATATGCCGGCCCACCTCAAAGCCAGCCTGTTGGGCCATGCCGTGAGCGTACCCATCAGCCGGGGCGAGTTGGCGCTAGGCACCTGGCAGGGCATTTACCTGGGGGAGCACCGCAACCACGGCGGCCGCCGCTGGCTGGTGGCTACCTTGATGGGAGAAATAGCTCGGACATAG
- the gpmI gene encoding 2,3-bisphosphoglycerate-independent phosphoglycerate mutase, producing the protein MNKQVLLVILDGWGLGTNPEVSAIAKARTPYVDSLFQRFPHSKLQASGEAVGLPDGQMGNSEVGHMNIGAGRVVYQDLVRINKSIRERKLGSMPALTKAFDYARTNGKNVHYIGLLSDGGVHSHIEHLKALCTLAHDADVHNVFIHAFTDGRDTDPKGGVSYVNDLEQHLQRGASGKIASIVGRYYAMDRDNRWERVKEAYDLLVNGKGTPSQNLIQSMLDSYKAGLTDEFLKPIVKVGADGLPLATIQEGDVVLCFNFRTDRGREITQALTQQDFHAFNMHRLNLHYLTMTNYDATFVGVTPIFEKDNLDQTLGEVLAANGKKQIRMAETEKYPHVTFFFSGGREVEFAGETRIMRASPKVATYDLQPEMSAYELRDALVPELQARSADFIVLNFANPDMVGHTGVFEAAVKAVETVDTCTHDVIEAALASNYACIIIADHGNADMMVNPDGTPNTAHTTNLVPCILADNDYRGALNNGKLGDIAPTVLQLMGLPQPEEMSGVSLLQPQTSPNA; encoded by the coding sequence ATGAATAAACAGGTACTGTTGGTAATTCTGGACGGGTGGGGCCTGGGCACTAACCCGGAAGTTTCGGCCATTGCAAAAGCACGCACGCCGTACGTTGATTCGTTGTTTCAGCGGTTTCCGCACAGTAAGCTCCAGGCCTCGGGCGAAGCAGTAGGCCTGCCGGATGGGCAGATGGGCAATTCCGAGGTGGGCCACATGAACATTGGAGCCGGCCGCGTGGTATACCAGGATCTGGTGCGCATCAACAAATCCATCCGGGAGCGGAAGCTGGGCTCCATGCCGGCTCTCACCAAAGCATTCGACTACGCTCGCACCAACGGTAAAAACGTGCACTACATCGGGCTGCTGTCGGATGGGGGCGTGCACTCCCATATAGAGCACCTGAAAGCCCTCTGCACCCTGGCCCACGACGCCGACGTGCACAACGTCTTTATCCACGCCTTCACCGACGGCCGCGACACCGACCCCAAGGGCGGCGTGAGCTACGTGAACGACCTGGAGCAGCACCTGCAGCGCGGGGCCAGCGGCAAAATTGCGTCCATTGTGGGGCGCTACTACGCCATGGACCGCGACAACCGCTGGGAGCGGGTAAAAGAAGCCTACGACTTGCTGGTGAACGGCAAGGGCACGCCTTCCCAGAACCTGATTCAGAGCATGCTCGACTCCTACAAGGCGGGCCTGACCGACGAATTCCTGAAGCCTATTGTGAAGGTGGGCGCCGATGGGCTGCCGCTGGCCACCATTCAGGAAGGCGACGTGGTGCTGTGCTTTAACTTCCGCACCGACCGGGGGCGCGAAATCACGCAGGCCCTCACCCAGCAGGATTTTCACGCCTTCAACATGCACCGGCTGAACCTGCACTACCTCACCATGACGAACTACGACGCCACATTTGTGGGCGTCACGCCGATTTTCGAGAAGGACAACCTCGACCAGACCCTGGGCGAAGTGCTGGCTGCCAACGGCAAAAAGCAGATTCGCATGGCTGAGACGGAAAAGTACCCGCACGTCACGTTCTTCTTCTCGGGTGGCCGTGAGGTAGAGTTTGCCGGCGAAACCCGCATCATGCGCGCCTCGCCCAAAGTGGCCACCTACGATCTGCAGCCTGAAATGAGTGCCTACGAGCTGCGCGACGCCCTGGTGCCAGAGCTGCAGGCCAGATCGGCCGACTTCATTGTGCTTAACTTCGCCAACCCCGACATGGTAGGCCACACCGGTGTGTTTGAGGCTGCCGTGAAGGCCGTGGAAACCGTGGACACCTGCACCCACGACGTAATTGAGGCCGCCCTGGCCAGCAACTACGCCTGCATCATCATTGCCGACCACGGTAACGCCGACATGATGGTGAACCCCGACGGCACACCCAACACGGCCCACACCACCAACCTGGTACCCTGCATCCTGGCCGACAACGACTACCGCGGCGCGCTGAACAATGGCAAGCTCGGCGACATCGCGCCCACGGTATTGCAGCTGATGGGCCTGCCGCAGCCGGAGGAAATGAGTGGCGTAAGCCTGCTCCAACCCCAAACCAGCCCGAATGCGTAA
- a CDS encoding DUF4783 domain-containing protein, with protein MKTSFFRTLLLVGLLLAAVVGAQAQGDAFGAVRGAIRSGSSRGVAQHFGSSVELGFDGDKQSYSATQAEFVLKDFFAKNAPTSFEFIHQGSSEGGIQYAIGKYVGKSGTYRVFIKIKPAQGKQLIDTIDFTKE; from the coding sequence ATGAAAACTTCCTTTTTCCGTACGCTATTGCTGGTTGGCCTGTTGCTGGCCGCCGTGGTAGGCGCCCAGGCCCAGGGCGACGCCTTCGGGGCCGTGCGCGGGGCCATCCGTAGCGGTTCCTCGCGTGGGGTGGCGCAGCACTTCGGCTCCAGCGTAGAGCTGGGCTTCGATGGCGACAAGCAAAGCTACAGCGCCACCCAGGCCGAGTTCGTGCTCAAAGACTTCTTCGCCAAGAACGCGCCCACGAGCTTCGAGTTCATTCACCAGGGTTCCTCGGAGGGCGGCATTCAGTACGCCATCGGCAAATATGTGGGGAAAAGCGGTACGTACCGGGTGTTTATCAAGATAAAACCCGCCCAGGGCAAGCAGTTGATTGACACGATTGACTTCACGAAAGAATAA
- the nadC gene encoding carboxylating nicotinate-nucleotide diphosphorylase: protein MQTASYLTPEALTTFIRTALAEDVGDGDHSSRAAIPATARNRAHLLVKGEGVLAGVELAQLIFAEVDAALQVEVRLNDGARVQHGDVAFVVEGPARSILTAERLVLNCMQRMSGIATYTANLQQKLAGTRARLLDTRKTTPNFRLCEKWAVLIGGGTNHRYGLFDMIMLKDNHVDYAGGIRQAIEATHTYLRELGRQLPIEVETRTLAEVQQALEVGGIDRIMLDNMSPAQMQEAVALVADRFPLEASGGITEQTIAEVAATGVDYISVGALTHSADSLDMSLKAF from the coding sequence GTGCAAACCGCCTCCTACCTCACCCCCGAAGCTCTGACCACGTTTATCCGCACTGCCCTGGCCGAAGACGTCGGCGACGGCGACCATTCGTCGCGGGCAGCTATTCCGGCTACGGCCCGCAACCGGGCGCATCTGCTGGTAAAAGGCGAAGGTGTGCTGGCCGGCGTAGAGCTGGCCCAGCTCATCTTCGCGGAGGTGGACGCGGCGCTGCAGGTGGAAGTGCGCCTGAACGATGGAGCCCGCGTGCAGCACGGCGACGTCGCTTTTGTGGTAGAAGGGCCGGCGCGCAGCATCCTCACGGCCGAGCGGCTGGTGCTCAACTGCATGCAGCGCATGAGCGGCATTGCCACCTACACGGCAAACCTGCAGCAGAAGCTGGCCGGCACCCGCGCCCGCCTGCTCGATACCCGCAAAACCACGCCCAACTTCCGCCTGTGCGAGAAGTGGGCGGTGCTCATCGGGGGCGGTACCAACCACCGCTACGGCCTCTTCGACATGATTATGCTAAAGGACAACCACGTGGACTACGCGGGCGGTATCCGGCAGGCCATCGAAGCTACCCACACGTACCTGCGCGAGCTAGGCCGCCAGCTGCCCATTGAGGTGGAAACCCGTACGCTGGCCGAAGTTCAGCAGGCCCTGGAAGTAGGCGGCATCGACCGGATCATGCTCGACAACATGAGCCCGGCCCAGATGCAGGAAGCCGTAGCCCTGGTGGCCGACCGGTTTCCGCTCGAAGCCAGCGGCGGCATCACCGAGCAAACCATTGCCGAGGTAGCCGCCACCGGCGTCGACTACATTTCCGTGGGTGCCCTCACGCATTCGGCCGATAGCCTGGACATGAGTTTGAAAGCGTTTTAG
- a CDS encoding heavy metal-binding domain-containing protein: MLHVSKKAAAGLGLVAAIALAGCQSEPAATTADSPAATEAPTAQTAAYLCPMACEGSASQQPGKCPVCGMDLEPNPAVKAAPAAPDSL; encoded by the coding sequence ATGCTACATGTAAGTAAGAAAGCTGCGGCTGGCCTCGGGCTGGTCGCAGCTATTGCTTTGGCCGGTTGCCAGAGCGAGCCGGCGGCCACTACCGCCGATAGCCCGGCAGCCACCGAAGCGCCCACCGCCCAAACGGCGGCCTACCTCTGCCCCATGGCCTGCGAGGGCAGTGCCAGCCAACAGCCCGGCAAGTGCCCGGTGTGCGGCATGGACCTGGAGCCGAACCCGGCCGTAAAAGCCGCTCCTGCCGCGCCCGATTCGCTGTAA
- a CDS encoding class I SAM-dependent methyltransferase — protein MMQPGPEWFSTWFDSPYYHLLYRDRDEQEARRFIDQLLAYLHPKPSYRLLDLACGKGRHAIYLSEQGLDVTGVDLSPKSIAHARQFAHTCLHFHVHDMRDPLPYGPFDFIFNLFTSFGYFQHETENVVALRSATQALRPGGKLVIDFLNTERTVRELVAYEEKTVDGITFRISRHLDSGFIVKDIRFADRQGQDQHHQERVRALSRESFEEYFAMAGLRLAEVLGNYRLEPFEQATSPRMIFILKKYA, from the coding sequence ATGATGCAGCCCGGCCCGGAGTGGTTTAGCACGTGGTTCGATTCGCCGTACTACCACCTGCTCTACCGTGACCGGGACGAGCAAGAGGCCCGGCGCTTTATTGATCAGCTGCTGGCTTACCTGCACCCCAAGCCCTCCTACCGCCTGCTGGACTTGGCCTGCGGCAAAGGCCGCCACGCCATTTACCTGAGCGAGCAGGGCCTCGACGTGACGGGCGTAGACCTTTCGCCGAAGAGCATTGCGCACGCCCGGCAGTTTGCCCATACCTGCCTGCACTTTCACGTGCACGACATGCGCGACCCGCTGCCCTACGGCCCCTTCGATTTCATTTTCAATCTGTTCACGAGCTTTGGCTACTTTCAGCACGAAACGGAAAATGTGGTGGCCCTCCGCTCGGCGACTCAAGCCCTGCGCCCCGGTGGCAAGCTCGTCATCGACTTTCTGAACACCGAGCGTACGGTGCGGGAGCTGGTGGCCTACGAAGAAAAAACGGTGGACGGCATCACCTTCCGCATCAGCCGCCACCTCGACAGTGGCTTCATCGTGAAGGACATTCGCTTTGCGGACAGACAGGGGCAGGATCAGCACCACCAAGAGCGGGTGCGGGCGCTTAGTCGGGAGTCGTTTGAGGAGTATTTCGCTATGGCCGGGCTGCGGCTGGCTGAAGTCCTGGGCAACTACCGGCTGGAGCCGTTTGAGCAGGCCACATCGCCGCGCATGATCTTCATCCTGAAAAAATACGCCTGA